The sequence below is a genomic window from Flavobacterium keumense.
GATTATTCCTGAGATTAACCAAATCAAAGTCAACCATCCCGCTGACCCTACTTGTCTAGCAATATCAGCACTTACAATGAATATTCCAGAGCCAATCATAGATCCCACTACTAGCATTGTGCCGTCTAACAATCCTAATTCTCGTTTAAAATCTCCTGGTCGATTTTCTTCCATAATTATTGGTTTTAGTTTTTGGTTGGTTAAAGATATACTTTTTTTTAAAACCGAGTTTTTCAAAGTAAAAGAAATAAACAATACCCTATTTAAAACAAAAAACTCCTCAAATGAGGAGTTTTTTGTTTTCTTATTGTTGCAACACCCTATTGATTTGGGTGAAATTTTTCTCGTAATATTTCTCTTTGGTAGAAGAAATAATAACACCACTTTGCGTTGAGGAATGAATAAATCGAATTTCTCCATCACACACTTCCACCACCATTCCTACGTGATTAATCTGACTCCCTCCTCTTGTTTTGAAGAAAATTAAATCTCCTTTTTTAGCCTCTTTAGCCTCTACTTTGGTCCCAATTGCAGCCATTTCAACGGAGGATCTTGGTAATTTAATATCCAACGAACTAAATGTAGAATACATCAAACCTGAACAATCAAATCCATTCTTCGATGTTCCACCTGCACGGTATCTCGAACCTAAATTATCGGATGCCATACGAATTAACTCGTCTGCTAATTCTTCATTGGTATTCCACTTTGCAATACTACTAGCTATCGTAAGATTTTCTTTTTTGGCAACCGCATCAGTGGTTTCTGTCGACACAAGTTGAGTTTCAACAATAGTATCTTCTTGAATGGTTTTGGCTCCAGAAATAGTCAATTTGGCACCTACGTACAAATTCTTAACAATCGTTGGATTTTGATTTTCTAATTCTGCTACCGAAATTCCGTACTTTTTAGCAATTCCGTATTTCGTCTCTTTTGGAAGCACTTCATGAGTCACCGTTTCTTGCTTCTCTTCGACTAGTTCTTTTTTAACTACTACTGTTTCTTCTTTGACTTTTTCTTTTAGCTCTATCTTTTTAGATGGTACCACCTCCACTTGTTTTAGCACTGGTGCAACGGCTGTAATTCCTTCTTTTATTGGAATCACAATTTTTTGACCCGCCTTAAGTGCTTCTTTTTCTAATATCGGATTAGCTTTATCCAAATCAGCTACCGAAATCCCATACTGTTTCGCGATTCCGAATTTTGTTTCAGATGGTACTACTTCATGGATTGTTGTTTCTGTTTGTGGAGTAACTGCTAATGGAATACCTTTTTCTTGTTTTTCTTTGAGAACTACTTCTTTTTTAGGTTCTAATTGTAGTGTTTCTTTCTTAGTAACTAAATTAGCATTAGCCTTGGTCGGAATCTTGATTTTTTGTCCTGCTTTCAAACCTGCTTCTGCTAATTCAGGATTTGCTGCATTCAATTCTTCTAAAGAAATTTCATATTGTTTTGCAATACCAAACAGAGTTTCTTTGGGTTGTACTTCGTGTAAATTTTGAACTAAAGTTGGCTTTGATTCTATTTTTGCCTTACCACTTTTTGATGTTTGGCGCGGAATCAAAATAATCGATTCTAATTTTAACGTTCTAGTACAATCTGGATTAAGTTCATAAATAGCACTTGGCTCAACTTTATATTTTTGGGCGATTGCAGTAATTGTTTCGCCTTTTTGTACGGTATGTTTTATCAGTTTTTCTTGAGAAAAAGCTGCTGATAAGTTAATAAACGATAAAATTAAAATTAGTTTGCAATACTTCATTCTGTTTTTAATTTTCGACCCGGTTTAAAAATCGCAACTATTTTGAAACGCAAAAATGGAATTATTGTCATTCCTTTATTAAAAAAACGGGAATATTTCAAGAATTACAAAGATAGTCTTTTTTAAATTTAAAAAAGTTAAAGCATTTATAAAATTAGCTCTATACCGGTACTAAAGAACCCGCAAGCTAAATCATACCGTGATTCTTAAAAAAAAGCCCCTCTGTACGAGGAGCTTTTTGAAATATAATCAAAGAAAAAATCTTATCCTACTAACAACTTATGTGAAGGTGCAAACTTAGTCAAGTTAATCCCTTCCACCGCTTGTTTGTATTCTTCAATAGATGGTGTTCTACCTAAAATTGTCGATAAAACCACTACTGGAGTTGAAGAAAGTAATGATTCTCCTTTTTTCTCAGCAGAATCTTCAACAACCCTACCTTGGAACAAACGTGTTGATGTTGCCATTACCGTATCTCCTTTTGAAGCCTTTTCTTGGTTACCCATACAAAGGTTACAACCTGGGCGCTCTAAATACAACATGTTTTCATATTCCGTACGTGCAGTCGATTTTGGCGCATTATCATCAAATTCAAAACCTGAATATTTTTGTAATACTTCCCAGTCACCCTCTGCTTTTAATTCATCAACAATATTGTATGTTGGTGGCGCTACCACTAAAGGTGCTTTAAATTCCACTTTACCTTGTTGTTTTTCAATGTTTTTAAGCATTTGCGCTAAGATTTTCATATCGCCTTTGTGGACCATACAAGAACCAATGAATCCTAAATCTACCTTTTTTGTTCCTCCGTAGAATGACAATGGTCGGATAGTATCGTGTGTATAACGCTTAGAAACATCTTTATTGTTTACATCTGGGTCAGCAATCATTGGCTCATTAATTACGTCCAAATCAACTACTACTTCTGCATAATATTTTGCATTAGCATCTGGTCGTAAAGCTGGTTTTTCACCTGATCTAATTTCAGCAATTCTCTTATTTGCCTTATCAATTAATCCTTTAAGCACTTGACGGCTATTATCCATTCCTTTATCAATCATGATTTGGATTCTGCCTTTTGCAATTTCCAAAGATTGAATCAAGGTTTCATCCTCTGAGATACAAATAGATGCTTTCGCTTTCATCTCAGCAGACCAGTCTGTAAAAGTAAAGGCTTGATCAGCTGTTAATGTTCCAATATGCACCTCGATAATTCGACCTTGGAACACATTTTCTCCTCCAAATTGATGTAACATTTGCGCTTGAGTAGCATGCACCACATCACGAAAATCCATATAATCAGGCATAGTTCCTTTGAAAGTAACTTTTACGGATTCAGGAATTGGCATAGAAGCCTCTCCTGTTGCCAAAGCTAAGGCTACCGTACCAGAATCGGCACCAAAAGCAACTCCTTTAGACATTCTCGTATGCGAATCTCCTCCGATAATAATTGCCCAATCATCAACCGTAATATCATTCAAAACTTTATGAATCACATCTGTCATGGCATGATACACTCCTTTTGGATCACGAGCAGTAATCAAACCAAAATTATTCATGAATTGCATCAATTTTGGAATATTTGCTTGTGCTTTTTTATCCCAAACCGAAGCTGTATGACAACCTGATTGATACGCTCCATCAACGATTGGCGAAATCACGGTAGCAGCCATCGACTCTAATTCTTGTGCCGTCATCAATCCTGTAGTATCTTGCGAACCCACAATATTTACTTCTACACGAACATCGGAACCCGCATGTAAAACTTTTCCTGGAGTTACTCCAACCGCATTTTTATTAAAAATTTTCTCTACTGCAGTAAGACCTTGACCTGGATTAGAAACTTCTTTTGAAGGAGCAAAAACTACTGGCGCTTGAATCCCTAATGTTTGCGCTGCAAAAGTTTGAATTTTTTTACCAAAAACGATGGCATAAGAACCACCTGCTTTGATAAATTCCATTTTTTGTGGTGTGAATGATCTTGAAATATCAATCAATTCTTGAGCACCATTGTATAATTTTTTTGTTTTTGTATTGATCGTTAAGACAGTTCCTGTTGCAACAGAATATACTTGCTCTAAAATAGGTTCGCCATTGGCATCACGAACTAACTCACCATTCGCATCTGTTTTCTTAACCCAGTTTTTTAAATCAATTCCGATACCTCCTGTTACATCAACAGTAGTCAAGAAAATAGGTGAAATTCCGTTTGTTCCACCCACAATTGGTGCTATGTTAACAAAAGGCACATACGGACTCGCTTGTTTTCCTGTCCAAAGCGCCACGTTGTTTACACCCGACATTCTTGAAGATCCTACTCCCATCGTTCCTTTTTCAGCAATTAACATCACACTTTTGTCTGGATGTTGCGCTTGAAGAGCTTGAATTTCTTCTTGTGCTTGAGGCGTAATCATACATTTTCCGTGTAATTCACGGTCTGAACGCGAGTGCGCTTGATTTCCTGGTGACAATAAATCCGTAGAAATATCTCCTTCACCAGCAATAAATGTCACCACTTTAATTTCTTCTTCAACTTCAGGTAATTTGGTAAAAAACTCAGCTTTTGCGTAGCTTTCTAATATGTCTTTTGCAACAGTATTTCCATTGGTATAAGCTTCTTTCAAACGCGCCATATCAGCATCATACAAATACACTTGGGTTTTAAGAACTGCTGCTGCGTCTTTCGCAATAGTTGCATCATTTCCTAATGCTAAATCCAATAAAACTTCAATGGATGGTCCACCTTTCATATGAGACAATAACTCCAATGCAAATGCCGGAGTAATTTCACTTACTACTTCCTGTCCAAGGATGATTTCTTTTAGGAATTTTGCCTTTTGACCTGCCGCACTAGTAGTTCCTGGCAAGGTGTTGTAAATGAAGAAATGAAGACACTCTTTTCTGTTAGAATTTTTAGCATCTTTAATTTGCGCAATAATTTCGCTTAGTAATTCAGCACTATCAATTGGTTTTGGGTGAAGCCCTTGACCTTTTCTTTCCTCTATTTCTTTAATGTATTCTTTATAAAGATTCATTTCGTTTTCAATAGCCATACTATATTGGGTATTATTTGTTTTTTATGTTTAGCAAATTTAGAAATTAAAGCCGAGATTTAAAAATAATTTAATAAATCTAGTCGTATTGCTGATTATTATTACAAAATATCAAATTAGATTTAATTTTATTATCAAAAAAATAATTTAACCTAATAGATATTAAACAATTAATAAAAAACTATCCCCTATTCAATTCAAATGAAGCGATTGAAATTAAAATAAGCTATGCAATTAGAGTAGTTTAGTAATAATCATTTCTTCTGTAATTCCTTCGGCATCAGCCTTGTAGTTTTTAATAATTCGATGACGCAAAATACCAATTGCAACCGCTTTAACATCCTCAATGTCTGGGGAGAATTTTCCGTTAAAAGCAGCATGCGCTTTGGCTGCCAAAACTAAATTTTGCGAGGCTCTTGGCCCTGCTCCCCAATCCAAATAGTTTTTTACAAAATCAGTAGTCAATGAATTGTCAGGTCGTGTTTTAGCCACCAACGCAACCGCATATTCAATCACATTATCTGCTACTGGAATGCGGCGAATTAAGTGCTGAAAATCAATAATTTCTTGAGCAGAAAATAGTGGTTCAATAACACTTTTTACATCCGAAGTCGTTTGTTTCACTACCTGAACTTCTTCTTCAAAAGTGGGATATTCTAACTTGATAGCAAACATGAATCGGTCCAATTGCGCCTCTGGCAAAGGATAGGTTCCTTCTTGCTCGATGGGATTTTGGGTTGCCAATACAAAATACGGCAAGCCCAATTGGTATTGATGTCCTGCAATGGTTACGGCACGCTCTTGCATGGCTTCTAACAAAGCGGCTTGCGTCTTTGGCGGCGTTCTATTGATTTCATCAGCCAAGATGATGTTTGAAAAAACAGGCCCTTTTATAAATTTAAATTGTCTGTTTTCATCCAAAATTTCACTTCCCAAAATATCCGACGGCATTAAATCTGGCGTGAACTGAATGCGCTTGAAATCCAATCCTAAAGCTTGTGCCAACGTATTTACCATTAAGGTTTTTGCCAAGCCTGGCACACCTACCAACAAAGCATGTCCGCCTGAAAAAATAGCCAATACAATTTGATCAATCACAGCATCTTGCCCCACAATAATTTTAGCAATTTCTTTTTTTAGCGCAGTTCGTTTTTGAACTAAGTTATGTATAGCAGCTACATCAGACATTCTCAATATAGTTTAAATTAAAAAGAGTTAGCAACATGATTTTAGTGTCATAAAGCTAACTCTTTTTGGATTTATTTTAATAATTTATTTTTTTAACCAATTATTGGTAAACGTACAATCCCTGTATTCACCTACAATTTTAATATAAGTATCTTTAATTTTTTCGTCAAACCATTTAGCAATCGCCTTGATTTGTTTTTCTTTCAAAGCCAACTCTTTGATTTTAGTATAGTCCTTTGCATAATCCGCGGTATGCTCATTGATTCTATTAGTTACTGTAACCAATTTGAATTGTTTTTTCCCTTCTTGCAACTCTTCGGGAATTGGCAATGAAATTTCATTTTCTTTCAAATTAGACACTTGCGCATACAAACTTGGATCCATTTTAGTCAACTCAAAACGAGTATCTTGTGTTTTCGGGTTGATTAAAGTTCCACCATTGGCTCTGGTTTCTTTTTCGTCAGACAAAGTTCTTGCTGCTTCTGCAAATGTGATTTCCTTGTCCACAATTCGTTTACGAATCAAAGCGATTTTTTCTTTTGCTTCTTGCAACGATTCCTCGGTCACTTTAGGAGCCAATAAAATATGACGCAACTCGATTTCTTGCCCTTTTATTTTCTCTACATAGATAATGTGATAGCCGTATTCTGTTTCAAAAGGTGCCGAGATTTCTCCTTCGGCTAAACTGAATGCTACGTCCTTAAATTCTTTTACAAAAGGTGTTTTACGATTCATTTTGTAATACCCACCACTCGCTCTTGATCCTGGGTCTTGCGAATACAACACCGCTTTGGTAGCAAAACTAGAACCTTCTTGAATTTCTTTTTTGAAACCATTCAAACGGTCAATTACTTTTTGTTTATCAGCATCCGAAATTTTAGGTTTTACCACAATTTGCGCTACTTCCATTTCGGCACCAAAAACAGGCAATTCGTCTTTTGGAATTTTCTTAAAAAAGTTACGCACCTCCTCAGGTGTAATTTGCACATCGTCAACAATTTTCTTTTGCATTTCGGATGTTAGCTTGTTTTCTTTTAGAATATCAAAAAAATAGGTTCTGAATTCTTCTTCGTTGTTTTTCTTGTAGTAACTCACCACTTTATCCATTGAACCTAACTGCTCTGTCATGTAATTCAAACGCTCGTCCATCATAGCTTTCACCTCAGAATCAGTCACTTTAACACTATCTTGCACCGCTTGGTGTGCATATAATTTGTCTTCCATTAGCTTGCCTAACATCTGACATCTTGTAATGTCTTTTACAGAACCGCCTTGACTTGCAATCTCCAAATAAGCTTTGTCAATATCCGAATCCAAAATAATGTAATCTCCAACGGTAGCGATAACACCATCTACTTTCATTTTTTTTGACGAGTCCGTTTTTGGTGCTTCTTTTGTGGGTTGGTCTTTAATCACCTCTTGGGCAGTTAAAGTCACTACAGAAAAAAGAACCAAGAATAAAGAAAGTGCTTTCTTAGTAACAAAAGAGGAAATCGATGGTAATTGAAATATCATTGTTTAATTTTTATTTTTTAGTAATCTAATACTAACTATAGAAGCCGAAATGTATTATTGCCAACAAAAATAACAATTCAATTAGAGAATGCAAGTGAACTAAGTACTATTAACAAAAAATTAGTAGGGAACCCGTTGGATGAGATTATCAAAAACGTCAATTCGAGTGTTTTTTGCGCAATATAATGTAGCAAAAAATGTATCGAGAATCGTTTTTGATTTCAAATTTTCTTGCTCTGTCATCCTGAGCAAAGCCGAAGGACGATTTTCAGTCGAAAATCACTCGGACTGACGAAAATTTTTCATCGAAAAACAATTTCACCCAACGGGTTAAGGGAAATATGAAAACTGTTTTAAAAATGGAGTTGAGAATCCTGAAAAAACTGTTATTATTTGTTTGACCTTGAGTTTAGAGCACTTCTTATGATGCTAGAAAACTTATTCAAGACAGAGCTCAAAGTCAGGAGACTTTGAGCAGCGGGGTTTTTCGGAAAGAAAAACTTGAATTTATTATAAATGCCGCCATTGCGCAAAACCGCTGTTAGTGGCAGTTTTTCTCACTTGTCTAGCTGTTTAATTAATCTGCTAACGAATGGATTGTCGGGGTTTATGGCTAAACTTTCTTTTAAATATTTTAATGCTAATTCATTCTTACCTGTTTCCATATAACCTTCCCCTAATCCTTGTAATGCCTTGGCTGATTTAGGATAAACAAACACATTCATTTCAAAGATTTGAACAGCAATTTCGGGTTTTCCATTGTCAATGTGCTTAAAACCTTCTTCTCTCATCAGAAATTCTAAAAGTTGTTCGGTGCTTTTCTTTTTAGCATATTCTTCTTTTGCTTTTTCTATACCAAACTCACTAATCGTTTTAATGATGTTATTGGAAAAATTACGGTTTTCTGCATTATCAGCAATAGGAATTTCAGGAATAAAATTAGGGTTGAAAACAATTCTTGCCATTTCAAAATTTAGGTTATTGAAATTAGGATGCGATTTATTAGATAGCATAATGAATGTAACCTTTTCATCTATAAAGCGAAGAAAGTCAGCATAAAAAATCCTATTTGTTCCATTATGCCAAACTTGTGTAGTGTTTCTATTTGTCTTTGAAACATCCCAACCATAAGCATAGTATGAATTTTCGGTTTCTTCTGGTCTTAACTTAGGATGATACAATTTTTGTTTTGCGTCATTAGATAGTATCTTTTCTGACAATAAGCACTTGTGCCATTTATAAAGGTCTTCGGTAGTTGAAAGAATACCGCCATTGCCTTTTAAGTGCCAGTAAGGTGAAACTGTGTCCCATTCTTTTTCTGTTGGTTTTCCCCAAACTTTATTATCATTTTCATACCCAACTGCAATATAATTTTTGTCATATGAAGGTCGTGTGTAACCTGTCATTTTCATTTGCGAAGGCTTCCACAAATTTTCATAGAGATAGGTTTCATAAGATTTATTAGATGTTTTTTCTATTATCATAGCCAATAAACTATATCCAATGTTCGAGTAAGAAAAATTTGTCCCGACCGGGAATAGTAATTCTGAATTAAAAACATTTTCTAAAAATTCTTTTTCACTAATTTTTTCAAAATCTCTACCGACATTACTTATAAGTCCAGATTGATGACGAAGTAAATCGTGAATTGTAATCTGCTGTTTATCTGATGGAATTTTGTCAAAGAACTTTGAAATTTTGTCATTAGTTGAAAGTTTGCCTTGCATTTCTAATTTTAGAATTGCTGCCGCAGTAAATTGTTTTGTAATAGAACCAATGTCGAAAATAGTTTTCGGTGAATTTGTGATTTGTGTTTCAGCATCACAAAAACCATATCCTTTTGCAATAACTTTTTTACCATTTATTTCTACCAATACCGATCCAGAAAAACCAACACTCTCTAATGCTGAAAGGTAGCGGTCAATCTTTTTGTTGGCTTCATTCTCTTTATTTGTCTGCCCGTAGCAAGTGCTTATATGTATAATAAGTGCTAATATTACCGTAAATATATATTTCATTTTTTTCGTGATGTTGTTGTTAAAATTGCCACTAACTCGTTTATATGCTCAGTTTTTTTTGCTTTATTGTTGAGCAAAGCAAGCTGTTTTGGTTAGCAATGCTCAACTAATGTTGTGTATTATTTTTTTTATAAATCATCAAACGGATTTATTATTTTTTGCCTATTTTGAGTATTCACTAGCGTATTCATTCCAGTCGTTTTAGTTGGAATTAAAGACAGAGATGATTGTAGTGTACAGGAAATGGGTAACAAGGTTAGGTTCATTTTGTAAGATTTGGTTTTGTAAATATATTTATTTTTTTTGAAGTAAACAAAATAGATTTTGAAAATGAAACCCTAGCCCTGATGGGAGCGGCATCCTGTGGCGGCAGGGTTTGCCGACACAGATAGAGCGTACAGCGGGAAATAGCTTCTAGAAAAACTTTTGGAATTAGTTATTTAGTGAAGTAAATAGTATTTTTGCACTCCATTATAGCAATTATGAGTTTTTTAGAAGAAATACAACGCAGGAGAACATTTGGAATTATTTCGCATCCCGATGCAGGAAAGACGACACTAACCGAGAAATTACTTCTTTTTGGAGGGGCGATTCAGGAAGCGGGTGCGGTAAAAAATAATAAAATCAAGAAGGGCGCTACGTCTGACTTTATGGAAATTGAGCGTCAAAGAGGGATTTCGGTTTCGACTTCGGTTTTGGCATTCAATTACAAAGAGAAAAAAATCAATATTCTGGACACACCCGGTCACAAGGATTTTGCCGAGGATACGTTTCGAACTTTAACCGCCGTGGATAGCGTAATTGTAGTGATTGACGTTGCCAAAGGGGTGGAGGAACAAACCGAAAAATTAGTTTCGGTATGCAGAATGCGTAACATTCCGATTATTGTTTTCATCAATAAATTAGACCGTGAGGGAAAAGACGCTTTTGACTTGATGGACGAAGTGGAGCAAAAATTGGGCTTGACGGTTACGCCTTTGAGTTTTCCAATTGGAATGGGGTATGACTTCCAAGGAATTTATAATTTATGGGAACAAAACATCAACTTGTTTAGCGGAGATAGCCGTAAAAACATTGAAGAAACAATTGCTTTTTCGGACGTCCAAAGTCCTGAATTAGAACAAATAATTGGTCAAAAACCAGCCGATAAATTGCGTGAAGAATTGGAATTAATTGACGAGGTCTATCCGAAATTCAACCAACAAGACTATTTGGACGGAAAATTACAACCTGTGTTTTTTGGTTCGGCTTTGAATAATTTTGGGGTACGCGAATTGTTGGATTGCTTTGTAGCCATTGCACCTTCGCCTCGACCTAAAGATTCAGAAACGCGTTTGGTGGATCCAAAAGAAGAAAAAATGTCGGGCTTTGTGTTCAAAATTCACGCGAATATGGATCCCAAACACCGCGACCGTTTGGCGTTTATCAAAATTGTTTCGGGAACTTTTGAACGCAACAAACCCTATTTCCACGTTCGCCAAAAAAAGAATTTAAAATTCTCTAGTCCGAATGCCTTTTTTGCTGAGAAGAAAGAGATTGTGGATGTTTCGTATCCAGGTGACATTGTAGGATTGCACGATACGGGTAACTTCAAAATTGGGGATACCTTGACCGAAGGCGAAGTGATGAGCTTTAAAGGAATTCCGAGTTTCTCGCCAGAGCATTTCCGTTACATCAATAATGCCGACCCATTAAAAGCAAAACAGCTTGACAAAGGTATCGATCAATTAATGGACGAAGGGGTAGCGCAGTTGT
It includes:
- a CDS encoding C40 family peptidase, translating into MKYCKLILILSFINLSAAFSQEKLIKHTVQKGETITAIAQKYKVEPSAIYELNPDCTRTLKLESIILIPRQTSKSGKAKIESKPTLVQNLHEVQPKETLFGIAKQYEISLEELNAANPELAEAGLKAGQKIKIPTKANANLVTKKETLQLEPKKEVVLKEKQEKGIPLAVTPQTETTIHEVVPSETKFGIAKQYGISVADLDKANPILEKEALKAGQKIVIPIKEGITAVAPVLKQVEVVPSKKIELKEKVKEETVVVKKELVEEKQETVTHEVLPKETKYGIAKKYGISVAELENQNPTIVKNLYVGAKLTISGAKTIQEDTIVETQLVSTETTDAVAKKENLTIASSIAKWNTNEELADELIRMASDNLGSRYRAGGTSKNGFDCSGLMYSTFSSLDIKLPRSSVEMAAIGTKVEAKEAKKGDLIFFKTRGGSQINHVGMVVEVCDGEIRFIHSSTQSGVIISSTKEKYYEKNFTQINRVLQQ
- a CDS encoding bifunctional aconitate hydratase 2/2-methylisocitrate dehydratase; the encoded protein is MNLYKEYIKEIEERKGQGLHPKPIDSAELLSEIIAQIKDAKNSNRKECLHFFIYNTLPGTTSAAGQKAKFLKEIILGQEVVSEITPAFALELLSHMKGGPSIEVLLDLALGNDATIAKDAAAVLKTQVYLYDADMARLKEAYTNGNTVAKDILESYAKAEFFTKLPEVEEEIKVVTFIAGEGDISTDLLSPGNQAHSRSDRELHGKCMITPQAQEEIQALQAQHPDKSVMLIAEKGTMGVGSSRMSGVNNVALWTGKQASPYVPFVNIAPIVGGTNGISPIFLTTVDVTGGIGIDLKNWVKKTDANGELVRDANGEPILEQVYSVATGTVLTINTKTKKLYNGAQELIDISRSFTPQKMEFIKAGGSYAIVFGKKIQTFAAQTLGIQAPVVFAPSKEVSNPGQGLTAVEKIFNKNAVGVTPGKVLHAGSDVRVEVNIVGSQDTTGLMTAQELESMAATVISPIVDGAYQSGCHTASVWDKKAQANIPKLMQFMNNFGLITARDPKGVYHAMTDVIHKVLNDITVDDWAIIIGGDSHTRMSKGVAFGADSGTVALALATGEASMPIPESVKVTFKGTMPDYMDFRDVVHATQAQMLHQFGGENVFQGRIIEVHIGTLTADQAFTFTDWSAEMKAKASICISEDETLIQSLEIAKGRIQIMIDKGMDNSRQVLKGLIDKANKRIAEIRSGEKPALRPDANAKYYAEVVVDLDVINEPMIADPDVNNKDVSKRYTHDTIRPLSFYGGTKKVDLGFIGSCMVHKGDMKILAQMLKNIEKQQGKVEFKAPLVVAPPTYNIVDELKAEGDWEVLQKYSGFEFDDNAPKSTARTEYENMLYLERPGCNLCMGNQEKASKGDTVMATSTRLFQGRVVEDSAEKKGESLLSSTPVVVLSTILGRTPSIEEYKQAVEGINLTKFAPSHKLLVG
- a CDS encoding AAA family ATPase yields the protein MSDVAAIHNLVQKRTALKKEIAKIIVGQDAVIDQIVLAIFSGGHALLVGVPGLAKTLMVNTLAQALGLDFKRIQFTPDLMPSDILGSEILDENRQFKFIKGPVFSNIILADEINRTPPKTQAALLEAMQERAVTIAGHQYQLGLPYFVLATQNPIEQEGTYPLPEAQLDRFMFAIKLEYPTFEEEVQVVKQTTSDVKSVIEPLFSAQEIIDFQHLIRRIPVADNVIEYAVALVAKTRPDNSLTTDFVKNYLDWGAGPRASQNLVLAAKAHAAFNGKFSPDIEDVKAVAIGILRHRIIKNYKADAEGITEEMIITKLL
- a CDS encoding peptidylprolyl isomerase, coding for MIFQLPSISSFVTKKALSLFLVLFSVVTLTAQEVIKDQPTKEAPKTDSSKKMKVDGVIATVGDYIILDSDIDKAYLEIASQGGSVKDITRCQMLGKLMEDKLYAHQAVQDSVKVTDSEVKAMMDERLNYMTEQLGSMDKVVSYYKKNNEEEFRTYFFDILKENKLTSEMQKKIVDDVQITPEEVRNFFKKIPKDELPVFGAEMEVAQIVVKPKISDADKQKVIDRLNGFKKEIQEGSSFATKAVLYSQDPGSRASGGYYKMNRKTPFVKEFKDVAFSLAEGEISAPFETEYGYHIIYVEKIKGQEIELRHILLAPKVTEESLQEAKEKIALIRKRIVDKEITFAEAARTLSDEKETRANGGTLINPKTQDTRFELTKMDPSLYAQVSNLKENEISLPIPEELQEGKKQFKLVTVTNRINEHTADYAKDYTKIKELALKEKQIKAIAKWFDEKIKDTYIKIVGEYRDCTFTNNWLKK
- a CDS encoding serine hydrolase, which gives rise to MKYIFTVILALIIHISTCYGQTNKENEANKKIDRYLSALESVGFSGSVLVEINGKKVIAKGYGFCDAETQITNSPKTIFDIGSITKQFTAAAILKLEMQGKLSTNDKISKFFDKIPSDKQQITIHDLLRHQSGLISNVGRDFEKISEKEFLENVFNSELLFPVGTNFSYSNIGYSLLAMIIEKTSNKSYETYLYENLWKPSQMKMTGYTRPSYDKNYIAVGYENDNKVWGKPTEKEWDTVSPYWHLKGNGGILSTTEDLYKWHKCLLSEKILSNDAKQKLYHPKLRPEETENSYYAYGWDVSKTNRNTTQVWHNGTNRIFYADFLRFIDEKVTFIMLSNKSHPNFNNLNFEMARIVFNPNFIPEIPIADNAENRNFSNNIIKTISEFGIEKAKEEYAKKKSTEQLLEFLMREEGFKHIDNGKPEIAVQIFEMNVFVYPKSAKALQGLGEGYMETGKNELALKYLKESLAINPDNPFVSRLIKQLDK
- a CDS encoding peptide chain release factor 3 — its product is MSFLEEIQRRRTFGIISHPDAGKTTLTEKLLLFGGAIQEAGAVKNNKIKKGATSDFMEIERQRGISVSTSVLAFNYKEKKINILDTPGHKDFAEDTFRTLTAVDSVIVVIDVAKGVEEQTEKLVSVCRMRNIPIIVFINKLDREGKDAFDLMDEVEQKLGLTVTPLSFPIGMGYDFQGIYNLWEQNINLFSGDSRKNIEETIAFSDVQSPELEQIIGQKPADKLREELELIDEVYPKFNQQDYLDGKLQPVFFGSALNNFGVRELLDCFVAIAPSPRPKDSETRLVDPKEEKMSGFVFKIHANMDPKHRDRLAFIKIVSGTFERNKPYFHVRQKKNLKFSSPNAFFAEKKEIVDVSYPGDIVGLHDTGNFKIGDTLTEGEVMSFKGIPSFSPEHFRYINNADPLKAKQLDKGIDQLMDEGVAQLFTLEMNNRKVIGTVGALQYEVIQYRLEHEYGAKCSYENFPVHKACWVKPDDAKSEEFKEFKRIKQKFLAHDKYGQLVFLADSDFTIQMTQSKFPTVKLFFTSEFD